The following are encoded together in the Acidobacteriota bacterium genome:
- the serC gene encoding 3-phosphoserine/phosphohydroxythreonine transaminase, which yields MTLTLDRQPSAQQAPERRVFNFSPGPAVLPLPVLQEIQRDLLALPGVGSSVLEVSHRSAAFDGILAEAEANLRELLAVPADYRVLFLQGGASLQFSMVPINLLRGQDLPASYILTGSWGSKAAVEARREGKVHVAWDGKADNFVRVPNDDELDLPPASAYVHYTSNETIQGVQFRHPPAAGEAPLVCDVSSDFLSGPVDVREFGLLYACAQKNAGPSGLTVVVVSDDLLERCDDDVHSMLSYPRQAEKGSRLNTPNVFGVYVFLLVTRWLRDEVGGLEAAAAGAEAKTGLIYDVLDGDGGEFYVPHAEPGSRSRMNVTFRLRRGDLEEVFVAGAAEQDLVALKGHRSVGGFRASLYNAMPMEGAERLRDFMLAFRARH from the coding sequence ATGACCCTGACGCTCGATCGACAGCCTTCGGCGCAGCAGGCGCCGGAGCGGCGTGTCTTCAACTTCTCTCCGGGCCCGGCGGTGCTGCCGTTGCCGGTTCTTCAGGAGATCCAACGCGATCTGCTGGCGTTGCCGGGTGTCGGCAGTTCCGTGCTGGAAGTCAGCCACCGCTCGGCGGCGTTCGACGGGATCCTCGCTGAGGCTGAAGCCAACCTGCGCGAACTGCTAGCCGTTCCGGCGGACTATCGGGTGCTCTTCCTGCAGGGTGGTGCCTCGCTGCAGTTCTCCATGGTCCCGATCAACCTGTTGCGCGGTCAGGACCTGCCGGCTAGCTACATCCTGACCGGGTCCTGGGGCAGCAAGGCCGCGGTCGAAGCACGGCGCGAGGGCAAGGTCCACGTGGCATGGGACGGGAAGGCCGACAACTTCGTGCGCGTGCCAAACGACGACGAGCTCGATCTGCCACCTGCCTCGGCATACGTCCACTACACCTCGAACGAGACGATCCAGGGCGTCCAGTTCCGCCATCCGCCCGCGGCCGGCGAGGCGCCTCTGGTCTGCGACGTTTCGTCGGACTTTCTTTCGGGCCCGGTCGACGTGCGCGAGTTCGGCCTGCTCTACGCCTGCGCGCAGAAGAACGCGGGCCCCTCCGGGCTGACCGTGGTCGTCGTTTCGGACGACCTTCTCGAACGGTGCGACGACGACGTGCACTCGATGCTCAGCTACCCGCGTCAGGCCGAGAAGGGTTCGCGCCTCAACACCCCGAACGTCTTCGGCGTCTACGTGTTCCTGCTGGTGACGCGCTGGCTGCGCGACGAGGTCGGCGGCCTGGAGGCGGCTGCCGCCGGGGCGGAGGCGAAGACCGGACTGATCTACGACGTGCTGGACGGCGACGGCGGCGAGTTCTACGTCCCCCACGCCGAGCCTGGGAGCCGTTCGCGCATGAACGTGACCTTCAGGCTGCGGCGCGGCGATCTGGAAGAGGTCTTCGTCGCCGGCGCGGCCGAACAGGATCTCGTGGCGCTCAAGGGCCACCGCAGCGTCGGCGGTTTCCGCGCGTCGCTCTACAACGCGATGCCCATGGAAGGGGCCGAGCGGTTACGCGACTTCATGCTGGCCTTCCGCGCCAGGCACTGA
- a CDS encoding molybdopterin-dependent oxidoreductase: MTVANPTPGQVPQAAVHHTACTLDCPDSCSLEVEVRDGRVDKVRAAPPEVAHPLTNGFICSKVGRISRHLYGEDRLLHPARRGGRKGEGRLEPISWDRAIDLIVERMTEAKAALGGESVLPLSYGGSNGLLTQDTADAILFRRFGASALARNVCAAPSTAAALGLYGKMAGVALEDYEQAKLAIVWGANPSSTGIHLVPILRAARARGGKLVVVDPRRTPLAKQADLHLQPRPGTDLCLALALHRELFRCGDADLEFLAEHASGVDELRRRAEPWTFEHAAEVTGVPVRDIARCYELYTASSPAVIRCGWGVERNRNGGSAVAAILALPAVGGKFRVRAGGYTMSNGAAFRNVGWREPSPGTRIVNMNHVGRVLTDPNAIPGPPVKVLFVYNANPLATLPNQELVRRGLAREDLFTVVFDQVMTDTALYADLVLPATTFLEHDDLAMGYGAMVLHDTKPVTQPVGEARSNLRVFDELAHRLGLLHDDDPRSEGEWRQAVLGRQRERQLANDGLVLPETGRRPIQFVDVFPHTADRRVHLCPPSLEAESARGLYAFHSEPGDGRYPLALISPSVPQTVSSTFGQLRPGQVPLEMHPDDAAARGLSPRDKPRVRVFNDYGEVRCRVRLNPDLRPGVALLPKGVWARSTESGTNACALAPDTLTDIGAGACFNDARVEVEALPDVSVRRPDIRPPEDGRSDCDAAGARPRQPGAGRP; this comes from the coding sequence ATGACCGTCGCCAATCCGACGCCAGGCCAGGTTCCGCAGGCCGCCGTTCACCACACCGCCTGCACGCTGGACTGCCCCGATTCCTGCTCCCTCGAAGTCGAGGTCCGGGACGGCCGGGTCGACAAGGTGCGCGCCGCGCCACCGGAGGTCGCGCATCCGCTGACCAACGGCTTCATCTGTTCCAAGGTCGGCCGGATTTCGCGGCATCTCTACGGCGAGGATCGCCTGCTTCACCCGGCGCGCCGCGGCGGACGCAAAGGCGAAGGCCGGCTCGAGCCGATCTCCTGGGACCGCGCCATCGACCTGATCGTCGAGCGGATGACGGAGGCGAAGGCCGCGCTTGGCGGCGAGTCCGTGCTGCCGCTGAGCTACGGCGGCTCCAACGGCCTGCTGACCCAGGACACGGCCGATGCGATCCTGTTCCGCCGTTTCGGAGCCTCGGCCCTGGCCCGCAACGTGTGCGCGGCGCCCAGCACGGCGGCCGCGCTCGGCCTCTACGGCAAGATGGCCGGCGTAGCTCTCGAGGACTACGAACAAGCGAAACTCGCGATCGTCTGGGGCGCCAACCCCTCCTCCACCGGCATCCACCTGGTGCCGATCCTGCGCGCCGCCCGGGCCCGCGGCGGCAAGCTCGTCGTCGTCGACCCAAGACGCACGCCGCTGGCGAAGCAGGCCGACCTCCACCTGCAGCCGCGGCCCGGCACGGACCTGTGCCTGGCGCTCGCCCTCCACCGCGAGCTCTTCCGCTGCGGCGACGCGGATCTCGAGTTCCTGGCTGAACACGCGAGCGGAGTCGACGAGTTGCGCCGGCGCGCCGAACCCTGGACGTTCGAGCACGCCGCCGAAGTCACGGGCGTCCCGGTGCGTGACATCGCCCGCTGCTACGAGCTCTACACCGCGTCCTCGCCGGCGGTCATCCGTTGCGGCTGGGGCGTCGAGCGCAACCGGAACGGCGGCTCGGCGGTCGCGGCGATTCTCGCGCTGCCCGCCGTGGGCGGCAAGTTCAGGGTCCGCGCCGGCGGCTACACGATGAGCAACGGCGCCGCCTTCCGGAACGTCGGCTGGCGCGAGCCGTCGCCGGGCACCCGGATCGTGAACATGAACCATGTGGGCCGGGTCCTGACCGACCCGAACGCGATCCCGGGCCCGCCGGTCAAGGTCCTCTTCGTCTACAACGCGAATCCGCTGGCGACGCTGCCGAACCAGGAACTCGTCCGCCGAGGTCTGGCCCGCGAGGACCTGTTCACCGTCGTCTTCGACCAGGTGATGACCGATACCGCCCTTTACGCCGACCTGGTACTGCCGGCGACGACCTTCCTGGAGCACGACGACCTGGCGATGGGATACGGCGCGATGGTGCTCCACGACACGAAGCCGGTGACGCAGCCGGTCGGCGAGGCCCGTTCCAACCTGCGCGTCTTCGACGAGCTCGCGCACCGGCTCGGACTCCTGCACGACGACGACCCCCGCTCGGAGGGCGAATGGCGGCAGGCGGTGCTGGGCCGGCAGCGGGAGCGGCAGCTCGCGAACGACGGGCTCGTGCTGCCCGAGACCGGCCGCCGGCCGATCCAGTTCGTCGACGTCTTCCCCCACACGGCCGACCGCAGGGTCCATCTCTGCCCACCGTCACTCGAGGCCGAGTCGGCGCGCGGACTCTACGCCTTCCACTCCGAGCCGGGCGATGGACGGTACCCGTTGGCGCTCATCTCGCCCTCCGTGCCGCAGACGGTGAGCTCGACCTTCGGCCAGTTGCGACCCGGCCAGGTGCCGCTCGAGATGCACCCGGACGACGCCGCCGCGCGCGGGCTGAGCCCCCGCGACAAGCCGCGGGTGCGGGTGTTCAACGACTACGGCGAGGTCCGCTGCCGCGTCCGCCTCAACCCGGACCTCCGGCCCGGAGTCGCCCTCCTTCCCAAGGGCGTCTGGGCCAGGAGCACGGAATCGGGGACCAACGCCTGTGCGCTCGCTCCAGACACCCTGACCGACATCGGCGCGGGTGCCTGCTTCAACGATGCCCGGGTCGAAGTCGAGGCCCTGCCCGATGTGTCGGTGCGCCGGCCTGACATCCGCCCGCCCGAAGACGGGCGCTCGGACTGTGACGCGGCTGGCGCGAGGCCGCGCCAGCCGGGTGCTGGCCGGCCTTGA
- the glpQ gene encoding glycerophosphodiester phosphodiesterase — MISKARVPFVAAALACGSALPAAGIDGDDGGTEDAVTPPARIVIAHRGASGYLPEHTLPAYALAHGMGADYIEPDLVLTRDGHLICLHDIYLQATTNVEQVFPDRAREDGRWYAADFTLKEIRGLQAEERLGNRFPRGSSRFAVPSFAEMIELVQGLNERTGRTVGIYPELKAPAWHRAEGKAMEEALLEIVERYGYRESGALIFVQSFEEESLRRLRELGSELPQVFLMAEVEQYRRFLSAEGMAGVAAFADGIGPAKTMLERQPELIDWARDAGLTVHPYTFRADQVPDRHDSHEAELERYLFELGVDGVFTDYPDRARAVLDRR, encoded by the coding sequence GTGATCTCGAAAGCCCGAGTCCCGTTCGTTGCCGCCGCGCTGGCGTGCGGTTCGGCGCTTCCCGCCGCCGGAATCGACGGCGACGACGGAGGCACGGAGGACGCCGTGACGCCACCCGCCAGGATCGTCATCGCCCATCGCGGCGCCAGCGGCTACCTGCCAGAGCACACCCTGCCGGCGTACGCCCTCGCTCACGGAATGGGGGCCGATTACATCGAGCCGGACCTCGTCCTGACCCGGGACGGCCACCTGATCTGTCTGCACGACATCTACCTGCAGGCGACGACGAACGTCGAGCAGGTCTTCCCCGACCGCGCCCGCGAGGACGGCCGCTGGTACGCCGCCGACTTCACGCTCAAGGAGATCCGCGGGCTTCAGGCGGAGGAACGTCTCGGCAACCGCTTTCCCAGGGGCAGCAGCCGATTTGCCGTGCCCTCCTTCGCCGAGATGATCGAGCTGGTCCAGGGTCTGAATGAACGGACCGGCCGAACGGTCGGCATCTATCCCGAACTCAAGGCGCCCGCCTGGCACCGCGCCGAGGGGAAGGCCATGGAGGAGGCGCTGCTCGAGATCGTCGAGCGCTACGGCTACCGGGAAAGCGGCGCTCTGATCTTCGTTCAGAGCTTCGAGGAGGAGAGCCTCAGACGCCTGCGCGAACTGGGCTCCGAACTACCCCAGGTGTTCCTGATGGCCGAGGTCGAGCAGTACCGGCGGTTCCTGAGCGCCGAGGGCATGGCCGGCGTCGCCGCCTTCGCCGACGGCATCGGCCCGGCCAAGACGATGCTTGAGCGGCAGCCCGAGCTGATCGACTGGGCCCGCGACGCCGGCCTGACCGTCCACCCCTACACGTTCCGCGCCGACCAGGTGCCGGACCGCCACGACAGTCACGAAGCGGAACTCGAGCGCTACCTGTTCGAGCTTGGCGTCGACGGCGTGTTCACCGACTATCCGGACCGGGCTCGGGCGGTTCTGGACCGCCGGTAG
- a CDS encoding aminopeptidase: MLAALVASCGSVRYYSQAVWGGADVLVKRKPIDRLLEPGRAQVLSAATRGRLGLSQEIRDFASRELGLPDNRSYRSYADLGRPYAVWNVVAAPRLSLEPKTWCYPFAGCAAYRGYFNERAARRHGDRLAADGYDVRVGGVAAYSTLGWFADPVLNTFLDYAEADLAAVIFHELAHQVVYVKDDSAFNESFATAVEVEGVRRWLGSLGRDAELATFESGRRRRRDLNRYLLEVRAELESIYGSDDSDDGKLARKAELFRALPSRYRRELVPAWRAAGDDAGGESNLGGWLSRLNNADLVAVATYDDFVPAFRALLVSSGGSFPAFYAEVERLAGLEPDERRRALDSLATGGPEPPEPGPDSR; the protein is encoded by the coding sequence GTGCTGGCGGCGCTTGTGGCGAGCTGCGGCAGTGTCCGCTACTACTCCCAGGCGGTCTGGGGCGGGGCCGATGTCCTGGTGAAGCGCAAACCGATCGATCGCCTGCTCGAACCGGGCCGCGCACAGGTTCTGTCGGCCGCGACCCGGGGACGGCTGGGGCTGAGCCAGGAGATTCGCGACTTTGCCAGCCGGGAGCTCGGACTCCCGGACAATCGGAGCTATCGCAGCTATGCCGACCTGGGTCGACCCTACGCGGTCTGGAACGTCGTCGCCGCGCCGCGGCTCAGCCTGGAGCCGAAGACCTGGTGTTATCCGTTCGCCGGCTGCGCCGCCTATCGCGGCTACTTCAACGAACGCGCGGCGCGGCGCCATGGCGATCGGCTGGCCGCCGACGGTTACGACGTGCGCGTCGGCGGTGTGGCGGCGTACTCGACCCTGGGCTGGTTCGCGGATCCGGTGCTCAACACCTTTCTCGACTACGCCGAGGCCGACCTCGCGGCCGTGATCTTCCACGAGCTCGCCCACCAGGTCGTCTACGTCAAGGACGACAGCGCGTTCAACGAGTCCTTCGCGACCGCGGTCGAGGTCGAAGGCGTGCGCCGGTGGCTGGGTTCGCTCGGTCGCGACGCGGAGCTCGCGACCTTCGAGAGCGGTCGGCGTCGCCGGCGCGACCTGAACCGCTACCTGCTCGAGGTGCGAGCCGAACTCGAGTCGATCTACGGCAGCGACGACAGCGACGATGGGAAGCTGGCCCGAAAGGCGGAGTTGTTCCGGGCCCTGCCCTCGCGCTATCGGCGTGAACTCGTTCCGGCCTGGCGCGCGGCGGGCGACGACGCGGGCGGCGAATCGAACCTCGGCGGCTGGCTGTCGCGGCTCAACAACGCGGACCTCGTCGCGGTGGCGACCTACGACGACTTCGTGCCGGCGTTCCGGGCCCTGCTGGTGTCGTCGGGGGGTAGCTTCCCCGCGTTCTACGCCGAGGTGGAGCGGCTGGCGGGCCTGGAACCGGACGAGCGACGCCGCGCTCTCGACTCGCTGGCTACCGGCGGTCCAGAACCGCCCGAGCCCGGTCCGGATAGTCGGTGA
- a CDS encoding dicarboxylate/amino acid:cation symporter, whose amino-acid sequence MKLALHWQVLIGMAAGLCFALVFGEVGWIAWVADLFMRLLRMVIVPLIFTSIVHGVSGIGDGRSIGRLGGKTLLWYTLSSFMAILVGLTLANSIRPGRGLVMPEGVAPLTPEDLQTPSSMADILQRLVPDNPVGAAAGGDILGLIFFSIVLGAAIGVMTGKTGDLLRDGFSAGFEAMMKVTTWVIRLLPIGVFALLARAVSQMGLDVFQQVGKYVLTIAVGLTLHVFVVLPLLFALLSRKNPIHHYRAMASAMAMAFSTSSSAATLPMTMKCLREKVGASNRVSSFVAPMGATVNMDGTALLEIVGALFIAQALGVELSLYTQLVVVLTALLASVGAAAIPSAGLVMIFIVLEAIDLTTPEAYALAGVMLSVDRPLDMFRTMVNITSDSVGAAVIAKSEGEELNY is encoded by the coding sequence ATGAAACTCGCACTTCACTGGCAGGTACTGATCGGAATGGCGGCGGGGCTTTGCTTCGCCCTCGTCTTCGGAGAGGTGGGCTGGATCGCATGGGTCGCCGACCTCTTCATGCGCCTCCTCCGGATGGTCATCGTGCCCCTGATCTTCACCTCGATCGTGCACGGCGTGTCGGGCATCGGCGACGGCCGGTCGATCGGTCGCCTGGGCGGCAAGACTCTCCTCTGGTACACGCTGAGCAGTTTCATGGCAATCCTCGTCGGCCTGACTCTGGCCAACAGCATACGGCCCGGAAGGGGTCTCGTCATGCCCGAAGGAGTGGCGCCGCTCACACCGGAGGACCTGCAGACGCCCAGTTCGATGGCCGACATCCTCCAGCGGCTCGTCCCGGACAATCCGGTGGGCGCCGCGGCCGGGGGCGACATCCTCGGGCTCATCTTCTTCTCGATCGTGCTCGGCGCCGCGATCGGCGTGATGACCGGCAAGACCGGAGACCTGCTCCGCGACGGGTTCAGCGCCGGTTTCGAGGCGATGATGAAGGTGACGACCTGGGTCATCCGCCTGCTGCCGATCGGCGTCTTCGCGCTGCTCGCCCGCGCGGTCAGCCAGATGGGCCTCGACGTGTTCCAGCAGGTCGGCAAGTACGTGCTGACGATCGCGGTCGGCCTGACGCTGCACGTGTTCGTCGTCCTGCCGCTGCTCTTCGCCCTGCTCTCCAGGAAGAACCCCATCCACCACTACCGGGCGATGGCCTCCGCCATGGCGATGGCATTCTCGACCAGTTCCTCCGCGGCCACCCTGCCGATGACGATGAAGTGCCTGCGGGAGAAGGTCGGCGCCTCGAACCGGGTCAGCAGCTTCGTCGCGCCGATGGGCGCTACCGTCAACATGGACGGCACGGCCCTGCTGGAGATCGTCGGCGCCCTCTTCATCGCCCAGGCCCTGGGTGTCGAACTGTCGCTCTACACACAGTTGGTCGTCGTGCTGACCGCGCTGCTGGCTTCGGTCGGCGCCGCGGCGATCCCGTCGGCCGGCCTGGTGATGATCTTCATCGTGCTCGAGGCAATCGACCTGACCACGCCGGAGGCCTACGCGCTCGCCGGCGTGATGCTCAGCGTCGACCGCCCGCTCGACATGTTCCGAACGATGGTCAACATCACGTCCGACTCAGTCGGCGCAGCCGTCATCGCGAAATCCGAAGGCGAAGAGCTCAATTACTGA
- a CDS encoding carboxylate-amine ligase: MADDVTITLGVEEELFLVDPDSRDLLNDPDPRIFEACGEAAGGQKVVHEFLRSQIETNTAVHDSVAGVREGLKAARKLVVEAAQTHGAAVIGASAHPFAAWEAQLPTPKERYRQFASTYQETVRRLVICGMHVHAGFGDFDTRVRVMTALRRYLPLFIGLSASSPFGKGRESGFKCNRLNLFEAMPRTSIPGPLASQADYEALLGEYQRMAFITDGSEIWWDIRPSHKFPTVELRICDTCPAIEDAMCIVALYASLIRMLARHDREGTLPPEPPTEIIVENKWLAQRYGLLAFLGDTRRGGRIDIADELQELTDELAEDACALGCEPELRHSLTIVREGSSADRQLDLYRLRLVEGASKDEALRDVVGLLVSETGADLATGC; the protein is encoded by the coding sequence GTGGCGGACGACGTCACGATCACCCTCGGGGTCGAGGAGGAACTGTTCCTCGTCGACCCCGACTCGCGCGATCTCCTCAACGACCCCGATCCGCGCATCTTCGAAGCCTGCGGCGAAGCCGCGGGCGGCCAGAAGGTCGTCCACGAGTTCCTTCGCTCCCAGATCGAAACGAACACCGCCGTCCACGACTCCGTGGCCGGAGTGCGCGAGGGCCTGAAGGCGGCCCGCAAGCTCGTCGTCGAGGCGGCGCAAACCCACGGCGCGGCCGTGATCGGCGCCTCGGCCCATCCGTTCGCGGCCTGGGAAGCCCAGCTTCCGACGCCAAAGGAACGCTACCGGCAGTTCGCCTCCACCTACCAGGAGACGGTCCGGCGCCTGGTCATCTGCGGCATGCACGTGCACGCCGGCTTCGGGGACTTCGACACCCGGGTCCGCGTCATGACGGCGCTCCGGCGCTACCTGCCCCTGTTCATCGGGCTCTCCGCCTCGTCGCCGTTCGGCAAGGGCCGGGAGTCGGGGTTCAAGTGCAACCGGCTGAATCTCTTCGAGGCGATGCCCCGGACCAGCATCCCCGGCCCGCTCGCCTCCCAAGCCGACTACGAAGCGCTTCTCGGCGAGTACCAGCGCATGGCCTTCATCACGGACGGCAGCGAGATCTGGTGGGACATCCGTCCGTCCCACAAGTTCCCGACAGTGGAACTCCGAATCTGCGACACCTGTCCGGCGATCGAGGACGCGATGTGCATCGTCGCTCTCTATGCCTCCCTGATCCGGATGCTGGCGCGGCACGACCGGGAAGGCACGCTGCCGCCCGAGCCCCCGACCGAGATCATCGTCGAGAACAAGTGGCTCGCGCAGCGCTACGGCCTGCTGGCGTTCCTGGGCGACACCCGGCGCGGCGGCCGCATCGACATCGCCGACGAACTGCAGGAACTCACAGACGAACTCGCCGAAGACGCCTGCGCCCTCGGCTGCGAGCCGGAACTCCGGCACAGCCTGACGATCGTGCGCGAAGGCTCGAGCGCCGACCGCCAGCTCGACCTCTACCGGCTGCGACTCGTCGAGGGAGCGAGCAAGGACGAGGCCCTGCGGGACGTCGTCGGTCTGCTCGTGTCGGAGACCGGCGCCGATCTGGCCACGGGCTGCTAG
- a CDS encoding AAA family ATPase, producing MFDRFFTPPAASSYFLFGPRGTGKSTWLADRYPGALSIDLNDPEEDRYYGAAPERLRREVAAHPARRPIVIDEVQRTPGLLPVVHQLIERDKSLRFVLTGSSARKLRRTGVDLLAGRALLTTMHPFMAAEVGSAFSLDSALTLGLIPLVVDAAEPESALRTYAALYVREEVQAEGLVRNVGAFSRFLEAASFSHGAVLNVSNLARECQVERKVAAVYLSVLEDLLIGFTLPVFRRRAVRKLTTHPKLYLVDPGVFRSLRPRGPLDRDSELAGPALEGLVAQHLRAWIAYTGRKDSLSFWRTRSGSEVDFVFYGESGFYALEVKRSSVVHPRDLSGLRAFAADYPEATPVLLYGGRRTLANGILCLPYEGFLRRLVPGRPLDDILAAVGD from the coding sequence GTGTTCGACCGGTTCTTCACGCCTCCCGCGGCCTCGAGTTACTTCCTGTTCGGCCCGCGCGGGACCGGAAAGTCGACCTGGCTGGCGGATCGCTACCCCGGCGCCCTGTCGATCGATCTGAACGACCCGGAGGAGGATCGCTACTACGGCGCGGCGCCGGAACGGCTACGGCGTGAAGTGGCTGCCCACCCAGCGCGACGACCGATCGTCATCGACGAGGTACAGCGAACGCCAGGGCTCCTCCCGGTCGTTCACCAGCTCATCGAGCGGGACAAGAGCCTCCGCTTCGTCCTGACCGGATCGAGCGCGAGGAAGCTCAGGCGAACCGGTGTGGACCTGCTGGCCGGCCGGGCTCTCCTCACGACGATGCACCCCTTCATGGCGGCGGAAGTGGGATCTGCCTTCAGTCTGGACTCCGCCCTGACCCTCGGCCTGATACCGCTCGTCGTCGACGCGGCGGAGCCGGAGTCCGCGCTTCGCACCTACGCGGCGCTCTACGTGCGCGAGGAGGTCCAGGCGGAGGGCCTGGTGCGCAACGTCGGTGCGTTCTCGCGGTTTCTCGAAGCGGCGAGCTTCAGCCACGGAGCCGTCCTGAACGTGTCGAACCTCGCGCGAGAATGTCAGGTCGAACGCAAGGTGGCGGCGGTTTACCTCTCCGTGCTCGAGGACCTGCTGATCGGCTTCACGCTGCCGGTCTTTCGGCGGCGTGCGGTCAGGAAACTCACCACCCATCCGAAGCTCTACCTGGTGGACCCGGGCGTGTTCCGCTCGCTCCGCCCGAGAGGTCCACTCGACCGGGACTCGGAACTGGCCGGCCCAGCGCTTGAGGGGCTGGTCGCTCAGCACCTGCGTGCCTGGATCGCCTACACGGGGCGGAAGGACTCGCTGAGCTTCTGGCGAACCCGTTCCGGCAGCGAGGTCGATTTCGTTTTCTACGGCGAGAGCGGTTTTTACGCGCTTGAGGTCAAGAGGTCGAGCGTCGTTCACCCCCGCGACCTGAGCGGCCTTCGCGCCTTCGCTGCGGACTATCCGGAGGCCACGCCGGTGCTCCTCTACGGCGGTCGTCGGACGCTTGCGAACGGCATCCTCTGCCTGCCGTACGAGGGCTTCCTTCGCAGGCTCGTTCCCGGCCGCCCCTTGGACGACATTCTGGCCGCGGTGGGTGACTAG
- a CDS encoding LLM class F420-dependent oxidoreductase: protein MDIGIFMFPTGDSMRPDDLGAEVEARGFESLWFPEHTHIPTSRRTPFPGGGELPPEYSRSHDPFVALTAAAMTTERIKLGTGICLIIERDTITTAKAVASLDVLSGGRFVFGIGGGWNREEMEHHGTDYTTRFAKLEEQVAAFRTIWTEDEAEFHGRHVDFDPIWSWPKPEQKPHPPIVLGGGTGYTRQRVVDRCDGWLPIGRDTDAVLEGIGDLKQRAERAGRAMDTISISVFGAPPQEEVLDAYAGAGVDRVILPLPPQGRDKVLPRLDRYATLR from the coding sequence ATGGACATCGGCATCTTCATGTTTCCCACCGGCGACTCGATGCGGCCCGACGACCTCGGCGCCGAGGTCGAGGCACGCGGCTTCGAGTCCCTCTGGTTCCCGGAGCACACCCACATCCCGACCTCCCGCCGAACGCCTTTCCCCGGGGGTGGCGAGTTGCCTCCCGAGTACTCCCGTTCCCACGACCCGTTCGTCGCGCTGACCGCCGCCGCGATGACAACGGAGAGGATCAAGCTCGGCACCGGCATCTGCCTGATCATCGAACGCGACACGATCACCACCGCGAAGGCGGTGGCGAGCCTCGATGTGCTTTCGGGCGGCCGCTTCGTCTTCGGCATCGGCGGCGGCTGGAACCGGGAGGAGATGGAGCACCACGGCACGGACTACACGACCCGCTTCGCGAAGCTCGAGGAGCAGGTGGCGGCCTTCAGGACGATCTGGACCGAGGACGAGGCGGAGTTTCACGGCCGCCACGTCGACTTCGATCCGATCTGGTCCTGGCCGAAACCCGAACAGAAGCCCCACCCGCCGATCGTGCTCGGTGGCGGCACCGGCTACACCCGCCAGCGCGTCGTCGATCGCTGCGACGGCTGGCTGCCCATCGGCAGGGATACGGACGCCGTGCTCGAGGGCATCGGCGACCTGAAGCAGCGCGCCGAGCGCGCCGGCCGCGCCATGGACACGATCTCGATCAGCGTCTTCGGCGCGCCGCCGCAAGAGGAGGTGCTTGATGCCTACGCCGGGGCCGGCGTGGATCGCGTCATCCTGCCGCTGCCGCCGCAGGGCCGGGACAAGGTTCTGCCGCGGCTCGACCGCTACGCCACATTGCGGTAG